A window of Thermoanaerobacterium sp. PSU-2 genomic DNA:
TTATCTCCGCCACATAGCCTGCACTGTTCATAGAAAGGGCTATTATGCCTACTACAAATCCAGGGAATTTTATGCCAAATTGAGGCAAACCGTTGTATATAATGAGTATCTGCACCAAAAGAGGTGTGCCTCTTATTATCTCAACGTATGCTGAACCAATAAAGCTCAATATTTTCACGCTGGACATTTTCATTAAAGCAACAATCAATCCCAATACAGCGCCTATTGCCACAGATATAATAGTAAGCTCTATTGTCATTATAAGTCCATTTATAAAAAGCTGTGTGTATTGTGGCATACTTGAAAAATCAAGATTCATTAACCTTTTTTTCTCCTTTCAAGAGGCTTTATTTTCCCATCCATTTGTTTAACATCTTGTCGTATTCACCGCTGTCTTTAAGCTCTTTTATTACGCTATTTATCTGGTTTACCAGATCCTGATTTCCTTTTGCGACAGCGACTGAGTATCCTGGCACAGCTTCATTTATCTCTTTTATGTGAAGCATCTTCATGTCTTTATACTCTTTTAAGTATGCATCCGCAATTGTGCTTTCCATCAATATAGCGTCTACTCTGCCGTTTTCTAATGACAAAAATGCATCGCCTAATCTATTTAGCTCTTTTATGTCTATTCCTTTTATCTTCTTAGCCGCATCATCAGACGTAGTGCCAAGCTGTACAGCTACCGTCTTGCCTTTCAAGTCATTTAAGTTATTTATACTACTGGAATTTTTCACGACTAAAACCTGCTCAGAATTATAATACTCATCAGAAAAATCAACGTTTTTCTTTCTCTCTGGTGTGGCATTCATACCTGCAATAGCCATGTCAATCTGTCCGCTTTGAAGAGCTGGAATAAGCCCTGTAAAATCCATATCTTTTATCTCTAGTTTTACACCTAACTTTTTGGCAATTGCATTGGCCAGATCTACATCAAAGCCCATTATAGTGTCTTTACCATTGACAACTTTGTGAAATTCAAACGGTGGAAAATCAGCACTGGTACCCATGACGATAACCCCTGATTTTTTCACTCTGCTTAGCGTAGTCTGTTTCGAACAACCGCTTAATGCGATAGACATAATAGTGATAAGAATTAGAGATATTATCAATCTTTTTTTCAATTTTTTCTCCTCCCGACAATAGATAATTTACTAAATAATTATACTATCACATGCATAATATTGCAATATATTTTTTAACGCATCAAAAAATTTTCTGGTGGAAAAATGATTAAAGGGCATCCCTTTTGGAATGCCCTCAATAATCCTCTTTACTTCTTGCAAAAGTGAAGGGGATTACTTATTTGCTCCAGCAACTCTTCCTCTCCTGGAGTTAAATTGATTGTTTCTCTGCTTTTTAGCATCTCTGCATGATTTGCACCTTACTGGCGCATTTTGAAAGCCTTTCTGAGCATAAAATTCTTGTTCACCGGCAGTCCACACGAATTCTGCCCCACAGTCTTTGCAGACCAATGTCTTGTCTTGATACATAATAAATAATCCCCTCACTTTGACATTTATTTACTGTATAGCCAATTAGACTATACAGTAATATTATACCACCGGCTAAGAGTTTTATCAATAAATTTTAAAATTTTAAAAATTGTATAATTATTACTGCATAAACATTTAACGCTTTTTATCCACAAAATAGCTGCCAGGTGTGTAATACTTAAGATACTCTATATATCCTTTTTTCCCTTTTGCTACGTCATTTATTTTTTCTTCAAGATTTTTAAAAGCACAGTTTATATCCTCTAAATTTTTATCCTCAACTTCTTTTATTTTTTCTAATGTACCTTTTATATCTATCAGTATTCCCTTTAACACGCTTTTATCTGCACTATTGCTGGGCGTATTAAAAATGCTGTCAATCCTGTTTACTTTCTTGTACAGATTGTACATAGGCAAAAATTCACTGTCTATCTCATCAATGCTTGCTATGATTTCTTGTTTTTTCTCCAATATGTTTTTTATGTCATCAAGCCTTTGTGAATTTATGGCCATGTTTAACTGATTATTTAGTTGAAGCATTTCATTTAAATAATTTAATTTTTTTTCAGCCAACTCTATCAATTTTTTTACATCGCTTACCATACTATATCAACCTTTAGAATAAACTTTTGCTCGAACTTTTCCCATCGCTTCTCCCCATGTATCTCTAAGCTCTGTTATCAAGGATATCACTTCGTCTAACGGCTTTTTATCTTTTTTTAAATTGGCATCTATCAGCCTTCTTGAAATAAAATCATAAATGCTGTAAAGATTTTTCGATATATCATACTGCATGTCAAGAGTCGCCATAAGCTCTAATACTATGTCCTGCGCTCTTGTTATGCTATTATGAGCTTTTTCGATATTTTTATCATCTATCGCTTGTTTCGCTTCATTTGCAAAGCGAATAATTCCATTGTAGAGCATCAAGACCAATTCTTCCGGACTTGCCGTCATGACAGAATTTCGCTTGTACTCCATATACGGATCGATCATTTATCAATTCCCCTTCCTACATAAAACAAATAATCTCTATCCATTAAGCTGCTGACTTAGCCACTGGCTTTGAGAATTCATCTGCGACATGTACGTCTCTAATTGCGTAAACTGATCATAATACTGTTGCTCTAATGTATTTAGCTGATCTTGCATGTCAGACATCCTCTGGTTTATATCGTTAATCTGCTGACCCAAAAAGCTGTTGTCATATAGCTGATACTGCCCCCCACCAGCTTCTTGCGTTATAGAGTTTATGCCATTATTTACTATGTAGTAAAGCCTTGCAGCAATACCATCGTTTGAGCTTGAACCAGGTGTAGCATTTACATCCGTAGTAGATTCCGTTATTTTTGTGAAAAGATCCATTACCTCTTGAGGATTATTTTGTATCGCATTTTTAAGTTTTGTATCGTCTATGTAGAGCTTACCGCCTTCATACCATTGACCTGTAGTTATCCCTATAGAACTCAGTGTCATCTGTGTACCGTCAGTAGCTGTTACAGTGCCTGATATGGCATTTCTCATGCTGTAATATATGGATGTAAGGTTGTCATTTCCGCTTAAATCACCGCTTCTGGCTTTCTGTTGCCATGCGGTAATGTCGTCTTGCGTCATCTGCTTTTTCTGATCATCTGTCAATGGCTGATAGTCATAATACCTTTGCTCTGTCAATTTTGAATTTATAGTTGTGATCACGTCGTTATACGCATCAACGAAACTCTTTATGCTATTGTATATGGTATCTGTATCCGTCTGAACAGAGAGGGTTGTTGAACCTATACCTGTAAGATTTATATTGATACCTGCAACAGATACATTGTTTGTCGAAGTAGTCATGTTGACTCCATTAAATGAAAACGAAGCATCTGTACCTTGAGAAAATGGCAAATGAAGATTATTCAACAAAAAATCATAATCTCCAGATATACTAACCTGTGAACCATTTTTGCTACTTATTGTTATAACACCATTGCTATCAACACTTGCATTTACAGAAGAAACATTGTTGTTTATATCACTAATTATACTATTAATATCTTCATTAGTTGATATATTTATTTGTGTACCATTTATTGATATGCTTGTACCACTTCCAGTATATGTAGTATACGCTGCTGTTCCAGTGTATGAACTGGAATTGAAACCTAATTTCAATGTGCTTGTCAAGAATGTAAGTCCTGTAGAATCTGTACCGCTAAAATCAATCTTTGAACTTGAACCTGTTGAATTTGTTATTAAGAATAGTCTATCTGTGGTCGTATCATAAGTCGCATTAACGTGGGTTGTACTTGATACGCTATTAATTGTTGAAACAATATCGTTTATGGTTGATCCTGCTTTGAATGTAATACTATTGTTATTTAATCGAATTGTGACATCCGAGCTTATTAAAGGATTATAAGTCACACTACCATCAGAATTTTTCGTGTAAGCACCAATGGCAGCAGTGCTGGCAGAAGTTGCTCCTGTAGCCAGTTGATTTACAGTTAATTGATATGTCCCATTTACAGCATTTACACCCGCTGTAGCCGTCGCAATTGAGGTATTTGATGAAACTGTTTTTGCAAGATATGTCCCTTGTAACTTCATGCTAAACAGTGTATTGTCCCTTAGTGTCAAAAGCTTTGTATTTATGTCTTGAAGATCCTGCTGCTGCCACTGAAGCCACTGCTTTTGCTGCTCCAATTGATAAAGGGGCTGACTCGCAGCCTGCATAAGCTGACTCACGATTTGATCAGTATTAATTCCTGATGCAAGTCCGCTTATTCTAAGCAAGTTGCTGGTAGTAGAGTTTTGCATTGTAATAGGATCCATACTACACTCCTCCTAAATTTTTCTATCAACAAAAAGCCCTGCTATTTTCCACAATCCCGCCACCAAATCCAATATTTTTTCTGGCGGGATCTCGTCTATGACTTCATTTGTCTTGCTGTCTACAATTTTCACCACTATTGTATTTGTAGGTTTGTGAACAGAAAATTCAAAATATGTACCGTCATTTTTCTTGATTTTATTGTTGACGTCGTTTATTTCGTCTTTTACCGTTTTCTCATCAACCGGATTTTTGAAAATCTCTTTTACGTCATCAATCTTGTCAGTCAATAAGCTATTTAGCTTTCCACTTCCTCCTTCTAATGATATATTTTGAATCATCTATATACCTCCCTAAAAATAACTCACATGTTAATTTCTATATCGGCAAAATATTTAAAAAAATTAGTGAATTTATTTGGCGCTTTTTTCGCAAGACATGTATTCTACAATAAGCTTATCTAATTCCTGACTTATCTCCAGCGCTTTCGCCATATCTACTATGTTCTTATTAAGCTCTTTCTTCAATAGCTTTATCTTCTCCTCCACTGAATCATTTTTATAGTAATGTTCTTTTATGATCTTCGCCATTTTCTCCTCCATATAAGCTATTGTAACTTACTTCATTTTTATATATCGGCTTTAAGAAATTTTTATTAAATTTTTTTCAAACACTATATAAACGCTTTTATCTGAACATATGTTTGTGTTATAATATCATTGAGGTGTTTTAATATGGATCTTCTCGAAAAGATAAGGATATTGGCTGATGCAGCAAAATACGATGTATCATGCTCATCCAGCGGAAGCGATAGAGAAAACAAAAATGGCGGAATAGGGAACGCAGCTTTCTATGGCATATGCCACAGTTGGTCTGAAGACGGCAGGTGCATATCCCTTCTTAAAATACTTTTTACAAATATCTGCATCTACGACTGCTCATATTGTGTAAACAGATGTTCAAATGACGTAGAAAGAGCAATATTCACCCCAGACGAGCTTGCTGACATTACGATAAATTTTTACCGCAGAAATTACATAGAAGGATTGTTTTTAAGCTCGGCTGTATACAAAAGCCCTGACTACACGATGGAGCTTCTCATTAAGACTGTCAAAAAACTGAGGGAGGAATACAATTTTAACGGATACATACATTTAAAGGCTATCCCAGGTGCAGACGTAAATCTCATTAGGCTGGCCGGCCTTTACGCAGATCGCATGAGTGTAAATATCGAGCTTCCATCAGAAAAGTCTTTAAAATTATTGGCACCTCAAAAGACAAAAGAATCAATAATAAAGCCAATGAGTTTCATACACAGTCAACTGTTGGAAAAGAGTGAGTCAAAAAAGCTGATGCGCCACACAGATAAATTTGTGCCTGCAGGACAGACGACACAGCTTATCATAGGTGCAACACCAGAAAGCGATAGGACTATATTAAAATTATCAGAGAATCTGTATAAATATTATGACCTTAAAAGAGTGTATTACTCCGCATACATTCCGGTTTTTAATGGCAACAATCTTTTGGGAGTATCATCACCTCCTCTTTTAAGGGAGCACCGCTTGTATCAAGCTGATTGGCTTTTAAGGTACTACAATTTCAAAGCTGATGAATTGCTGACTGAAGAAGAGCCAAATTTTGATGTATCATTGGACCCCAAAATCAACTGGGCCATGAAAAATCTAAACCTATTTCCTGTCGAAGTCAACACTGCAGACTACAACATGCTTTTACGAGTACCAGGCATAGGTTTAAGGACAGCAAAGCGGATTGTGAAGGCGCGGAAAGCTGCTAACCTTAACTATGATTCACTTAAAAAACTGGGAGTCGTATTAAAAAGGGCAAAGTATTTTATAACATGCAATGGGAAGTACTACGGTGAATGCGAAATGGAAAAAGACAAAATAAAAAACAAACTAACTACCAATAAGAATCGCATTTTAGATGGACAGCTTAGCATATTCGACATCAATAATAAATTTAAGAATTTGCCGATAATCGTATAGCTTAGTTAGGAGAGTAGATATATGATAAACTACATATTCGACGGGACATTTGATGGCCTCATGACTGTTGTATACGAATCGTATTACAGTCACCAACATCCCAATGACATTTTTTCTGAAGTCAATCATCAAATAAACTTTCTTGGCCATGGTGTATTTGTAGCAACGGATATAGATAAATCAGATAAGGTGCAAAATGCCATTACGACAAAAATATCAAAAGAAGCACTCAGAAATATTTACTATGTTTATCTGTCAGAGTTGGAGTCGTCTTACATGCTGATATATAAATATGTCAGATTGGGCTTTAAAATAGGCAAAAAAATAGACTACTTCATTCAAAATGACGTAGTCCATGAAGTGACAAAATTAAGCCAAAGAGTAAAACATGAAGCGTACAAGATGATAGAATTAATCAGATTTAAAGAAGTCAAAAAAGGATTGTTTATTGCAAAGATACATCCAGACTACAACGTACTGCCTATCATAATGCCTCACTTTGCTGAAAGATTTCAAGACCAGTATTTCATAATACACGACGAAAAGAGGAACTTGTCGGCTGTATATGATAAAAAAGCATGGATAATCATCGACATGCCTCTTGAAAATATATCTAATATGAAAGACACAGAAGACTACGAAATCCTATGGAAAATGTATCATAAAAGCATCTCTATAGAAGAAAGAAAAAACCTAAGGCTTCAAAGACAACACATGCCTAAAAAATACTGGGATATGCTTACAGAAAAGCAATAACTACATCTCAAACTGAATGGCAGAAGAAAATCTATCTATAAATGGCATGCCATTTGATGTAGGTAGAAGTGATGATGTGACCATGACTTCATTAACAGGCACAAAATCATACTTATCTCCATTTTTTGCTCCATATCCAGTAAAATCATGTATGATGTAAGGCACTCCGCCATCCATTCCAACGTACATCATAGCATGACCCGGCATGTATAAAGCTGCGCCAGGCTTAATCTTATCAAAAACCTTTATTCTCTCATCTAATGATAATCCATCAGAAAATTTATAGACTATTCCTGGACATTTTTCCTGCTCATCAGCATTTCTTGGAAGCTTAAATCCAAATGTCTTGTATACATACATGACAAAGCTGGAGCAATCCCTGCCATTGAAGCTATCTCCCCATCCATATCTATCGCCAATAAGTTTAAACGCCTGATTTAAAATATTGGCTCTCGTGTATGGGACATAGCCCCAATGGACATCTTCTTTTATCGATATAAGGCCATCTTTAAATACTAAATTACCTTTATCATCCTTTGAAGGAAGCTTAACAACATAATTGCCATAAGTAGATTGATTACCTACACTGTAAATCATATTCTTTTCCAGTGGTATTTTCGTCCCCATGTCAAACTGAATTTCAGATACATTTCTATCATAAGGATTAAACTGCGTTTTGACATGATTTCCAATCACCATTATGAAGTCATCTGTATCAACATAATCAAACACTTCTTCCTTATTTTTGGCGATTGCTATATCACATGCCTTTACCCAACCTCTGTAGTTGTATATCTGTACAAAATTCCATTTTTTATCCTTGCTTTCATGAAGCACCAAAACAGGCTCTAATGCTTGACACGATGTCTCTTGAAATCTATCAAATTCGATATCGCCTTTCTTGCTGTATACCGCTATCTCCGTAGGAAAGCTTCTAAGAGATGTTTTTCTTCTGGTGATACCGTACTGTACTGGATTAACTTCTTTTATTTCAGTGATATTTAAATTGCCATTTATGTGATAATAAAAATCTCTTTTCACTACTTCACCATTTCTAAAATACATCTCTTTTTCTGGCAACTTATATTCTTTTATCAAAGACAACAATTCATCATAAGTAAGACTATCCCTATAGCTTTTTAAATCATATACGCTACCGCATTTTTCTACAATCTTTTGATTGAACTTCATAATATTATTTTGCGTCATTATAAGGCTATCAGCATCGGGTATCTTTTCTATCCAGTATTCGGCATCAAGCATCTCTAACTTTGTATTGGGTATAATATAGAACACCTCCATGGATATTTAATGATTATAAAAATTTTAATATATGTCTATTTTTGTATATGAAAATTATTCATCAAAAATTCAGCAAATTTTAAATCCAGTTCTGTATCAATATCTATAGATCTTTCATTAGGCATAATATACGCATATGTTTTTTCACCAAAGAAGCCTTTATTTTGTATTAAATAATTCCAATCCGATACATATATTGCTCCATTTATTCTATAATATTTACTTATTTCTTGCCTATTTTTATTTAAAACATCTTTTCTTAGAAAATCTTTCATACACAAATCCTCGTTTAAGACGTTCATCCATAAAGGAGAATGCTCAGCCTCACAAACCGAAACCACCGCCCTTGCTTTTTTTTCATACAAAATGTCAATCGCATTTTTTATGTCATACGCTTTTCTTAACGGTGATGTTGGTTGTAAAAGCATAACTAAATCATATACAGCATGATTTTTTTCCAGCCAATTCATCGCATGAAAAATAACATCTATCGCTTTTGCATCGTCAGAAGCTAATTCAACGGGCCTCATAAAAGGAATTTCTGCTCCAAATTCCTTTGATATACTTGCTATTTCTGGATCTTCTGTCGAAACAATTATTTTATCTAAAAAATTCGCTTGCAACGCAGCCTCAATAGTATATGCTATTAGAGGCCTGTTCAATAAAGGTCTCACATTTTTTCTTTTAACCCCTTTTGAACCGCCTCTTGCAGGTATTATCGCTAATATTGATTTTCCTTTATACATCTTATACACTATCCACCTTTTTGAAATATTCCAATGTACTACGATATTCTTCCCATTGTCCAACATCAAACCACTTCGAGCTTACAGGATATACACCAACTTTATATCCATAATCTTTTGACTTTAATAACAAATCCGGCATATTAAAAGATTGTCCATCTGGAATCAACCTGATCAATTCGGGTTCTAAAACATATACACCTGAATTTATTACAAAATTATACTCTGGTTTTTCTATCATATTTATTAATTCACCATTGTTAACATCCATAACGCCATATGGAATCTGCATATTTTTAACTACACCTACTATTGTAGCATCATTGCCACTTTTCTCATGGTATTTTAAAAGTTCA
This region includes:
- a CDS encoding aspartyl-phosphate phosphatase Spo0E family protein — protein: MAKIIKEHYYKNDSVEEKIKLLKKELNKNIVDMAKALEISQELDKLIVEYMSCEKSAK
- the fliD gene encoding flagellar filament capping protein FliD, which translates into the protein MDPITMQNSTTSNLLRISGLASGINTDQIVSQLMQAASQPLYQLEQQKQWLQWQQQDLQDINTKLLTLRDNTLFSMKLQGTYLAKTVSSNTSIATATAGVNAVNGTYQLTVNQLATGATSASTAAIGAYTKNSDGSVTYNPLISSDVTIRLNNNSITFKAGSTINDIVSTINSVSSTTHVNATYDTTTDRLFLITNSTGSSSKIDFSGTDSTGLTFLTSTLKLGFNSSSYTGTAAYTTYTGSGTSISINGTQINISTNEDINSIISDINNNVSSVNASVDSNGVITISSKNGSQVSISGDYDFLLNNLHLPFSQGTDASFSFNGVNMTTSTNNVSVAGININLTGIGSTTLSVQTDTDTIYNSIKSFVDAYNDVITTINSKLTEQRYYDYQPLTDDQKKQMTQDDITAWQQKARSGDLSGNDNLTSIYYSMRNAISGTVTATDGTQMTLSSIGITTGQWYEGGKLYIDDTKLKNAIQNNPQEVMDLFTKITESTTDVNATPGSSSNDGIAARLYYIVNNGINSITQEAGGGQYQLYDNSFLGQQINDINQRMSDMQDQLNTLEQQYYDQFTQLETYMSQMNSQSQWLSQQLNG
- the fliS gene encoding flagellar export chaperone FliS gives rise to the protein MIDPYMEYKRNSVMTASPEELVLMLYNGIIRFANEAKQAIDDKNIEKAHNSITRAQDIVLELMATLDMQYDISKNLYSIYDFISRRLIDANLKKDKKPLDEVISLITELRDTWGEAMGKVRAKVYSKG
- the flgN gene encoding flagellar export chaperone FlgN, with protein sequence MVSDVKKLIELAEKKLNYLNEMLQLNNQLNMAINSQRLDDIKNILEKKQEIIASIDEIDSEFLPMYNLYKKVNRIDSIFNTPSNSADKSVLKGILIDIKGTLEKIKEVEDKNLEDINCAFKNLEEKINDVAKGKKGYIEYLKYYTPGSYFVDKKR
- a CDS encoding TIGR03915 family putative DNA repair protein — translated: MINYIFDGTFDGLMTVVYESYYSHQHPNDIFSEVNHQINFLGHGVFVATDIDKSDKVQNAITTKISKEALRNIYYVYLSELESSYMLIYKYVRLGFKIGKKIDYFIQNDVVHEVTKLSQRVKHEAYKMIELIRFKEVKKGLFIAKIHPDYNVLPIIMPHFAERFQDQYFIIHDEKRNLSAVYDKKAWIIIDMPLENISNMKDTEDYEILWKMYHKSISIEERKNLRLQRQHMPKKYWDMLTEKQ
- a CDS encoding zinc-ribbon domain-containing protein, whose amino-acid sequence is MYQDKTLVCKDCGAEFVWTAGEQEFYAQKGFQNAPVRCKSCRDAKKQRNNQFNSRRGRVAGANK
- a CDS encoding putative DNA modification/repair radical SAM protein; the encoded protein is MDLLEKIRILADAAKYDVSCSSSGSDRENKNGGIGNAAFYGICHSWSEDGRCISLLKILFTNICIYDCSYCVNRCSNDVERAIFTPDELADITINFYRRNYIEGLFLSSAVYKSPDYTMELLIKTVKKLREEYNFNGYIHLKAIPGADVNLIRLAGLYADRMSVNIELPSEKSLKLLAPQKTKESIIKPMSFIHSQLLEKSESKKLMRHTDKFVPAGQTTQLIIGATPESDRTILKLSENLYKYYDLKRVYYSAYIPVFNGNNLLGVSSPPLLREHRLYQADWLLRYYNFKADELLTEEEPNFDVSLDPKINWAMKNLNLFPVEVNTADYNMLLRVPGIGLRTAKRIVKARKAANLNYDSLKKLGVVLKRAKYFITCNGKYYGECEMEKDKIKNKLTTNKNRILDGQLSIFDINNKFKNLPIIV
- a CDS encoding basic amino acid ABC transporter substrate-binding protein, with the protein product MKKRLIISLILITIMSIALSGCSKQTTLSRVKKSGVIVMGTSADFPPFEFHKVVNGKDTIMGFDVDLANAIAKKLGVKLEIKDMDFTGLIPALQSGQIDMAIAGMNATPERKKNVDFSDEYYNSEQVLVVKNSSSINNLNDLKGKTVAVQLGTTSDDAAKKIKGIDIKELNRLGDAFLSLENGRVDAILMESTIADAYLKEYKDMKMLHIKEINEAVPGYSVAVAKGNQDLVNQINSVIKELKDSGEYDKMLNKWMGK
- a CDS encoding flagellar protein FlaG, producing the protein MIQNISLEGGSGKLNSLLTDKIDDVKEIFKNPVDEKTVKDEINDVNNKIKKNDGTYFEFSVHKPTNTIVVKIVDSKTNEVIDEIPPEKILDLVAGLWKIAGLFVDRKI
- a CDS encoding acylneuraminate cytidylyltransferase family protein, whose protein sequence is MYKGKSILAIIPARGGSKGVKRKNVRPLLNRPLIAYTIEAALQANFLDKIIVSTEDPEIASISKEFGAEIPFMRPVELASDDAKAIDVIFHAMNWLEKNHAVYDLVMLLQPTSPLRKAYDIKNAIDILYEKKARAVVSVCEAEHSPLWMNVLNEDLCMKDFLRKDVLNKNRQEISKYYRINGAIYVSDWNYLIQNKGFFGEKTYAYIMPNERSIDIDTELDLKFAEFLMNNFHIQK
- a CDS encoding SH3 domain-containing protein, with amino-acid sequence MEVFYIIPNTKLEMLDAEYWIEKIPDADSLIMTQNNIMKFNQKIVEKCGSVYDLKSYRDSLTYDELLSLIKEYKLPEKEMYFRNGEVVKRDFYYHINGNLNITEIKEVNPVQYGITRRKTSLRSFPTEIAVYSKKGDIEFDRFQETSCQALEPVLVLHESKDKKWNFVQIYNYRGWVKACDIAIAKNKEEVFDYVDTDDFIMVIGNHVKTQFNPYDRNVSEIQFDMGTKIPLEKNMIYSVGNQSTYGNYVVKLPSKDDKGNLVFKDGLISIKEDVHWGYVPYTRANILNQAFKLIGDRYGWGDSFNGRDCSSFVMYVYKTFGFKLPRNADEQEKCPGIVYKFSDGLSLDERIKVFDKIKPGAALYMPGHAMMYVGMDGGVPYIIHDFTGYGAKNGDKYDFVPVNEVMVTSSLLPTSNGMPFIDRFSSAIQFEM